The Chitinophaga niabensis genome segment GATCAGCACAAAAATGGTGTTGTTCTTTACCCCCACAACCGGTGCCGGTACATCATTGATAAATACCTTTACGATAGCGGGATCACTGCCAAAGTTCTCACCATAAATGATCATCTGCGTACCTACTCCTCCGCTATCAGGAGTGAACCTTTGCAGTGTCAGTGGTTTAGAGGGATCATACCTGGGAGTGGTATCAGGCTGTTTGCTCTTGGAACAGGCAAATAATAACAGGGCGCCACAGACGGCAATGGGAATGCTTCTCCGAAGCAACTTCAGGATTTTAATCATAACGTATTGTGCTTTTAATTACTCAAAGCATTTTTGATCTTTGAAATGTTACAGCAATTTTTGGACGTGGATAAGGTGGATTTTGGTAGTGATCCGGCATCTTCACAGGTATTCAGCCAATACCGGATCTTTAAAAGTAAATGTACAGGTTGCCGGAATCTGCATGCCGCTATTTCGAATCAAAAAAGATTTATATTGTATCATTCTTTCCCACGGTATGAAAAACGGGCAAAACCTGTCTTAATTTAAATTATTGATAATCAGGAGTTCCCTTTCCACCTTATGCAAAAACGTTTTATTTGCACCCTCATCATATTGTTCCTGCTTGCTGAGAGCAGTGCGCAGCCCATTTATTTCAGGCATTATGAGGTAGAGAACGGACTGTCCAATAATTCTGTGATCACCTCTTTGCAGGACAAGGATGGTTTTATGTGGTTTGGTACAGGGGATGGGTTAAACAGGTTTAATGGTTATAACTTCAAGATCTTCAGGATAGGGGAGGATAAGTCTAACAACCCGATCTTTCATTTGTACCAGGATGCCGTGGGAACATTATGGGTAGCTACACTTAAAGGCCTGTTCTATTTTAATTCGGAAACCGGGGCATTCACAAAACTGGAGCATACGAAAGGGCAGCTCGTAAGGGTCATACATGGGGATGCGCATAACAATATCTGGTTTGTTGAAGGAACTGTACTGTACAGGTATCATATCAAAACAAAACATATTGATGCTTATCAGTCACCGGCACTGCAGAATATAACCACCTTATATAAATCCTCAGATGGTACCCTGTGGCTGGGTTGTGCTAATGGCGTTCTGGCCAGGTATGATGCAGCACATAATGACTTTGTTTATTACACCTCGGATAAAGTAGTGCGCACAGCCAATACTATTGAAACAATATGCGAAGACAAAGAGAATGGATCGCTGCTGATCGGCACCTCGCAAACAGGGTTGCTCAAATTCAGTATGCGCGATCAGCAATGGAAGTCAATAGTACTGTCTCCTGCAAAGAGCGCAAGCCTGTTTGTAAGAAGCCTGCTGAAAGTGAATGATACTGATTACTGGATAGGTACAGAATCAGGACTGTACATTCTGAATAGCCGCAGCAACAGTATACAGCATATTTGCAAAGTTCCGCATGATCAATATTCCCTGACGGACAATGCTATTTATTCTATCTGTAAAGACAAGGAGGGAGGGATCTGGATCGGCACCTTTTTTGGCGGCATCAACTATTATGCACATCATGCCATCGCCTTCGAAAAGTTCTTTCCCACATCTGCTTCAAATTCCATAGAAGGGAATGTAGTACGTGAAATGGTGCAGGATAAATACGGGAAGATCTGGGTGGGTTCTGAAGATAAGGGGATTGCCGCCTTTGATCCTGAAGAAAGGAGCTTTGTTAATTATAGTAGTCCCGGCAATATACACGGGCTTTTAGCCGATAACGATCATCTCTATATCGGCACTTTCAAAGATGGCTTGTATGTTCTTGATCTGAAAACAAACAGGATCGTACGGCATTACGCGGCGTATACTAATAACGGGCTAAACAGTAACTACATCAATATCCTGTATAAAACTGCAGCCGGTGCTATTATTGTATGTACCTCCAATGGCGTGTACAACTTTGATAGAACAAGCGGGCAGTTCTATCATATACAGGGGCTGGTAAGGGAGGAGTTCTATTCAGCGATCACCCAGGACAGTAAAGGACGTATCTGGCTGGGCACACACAGCAATGGCATTTATTATATTGATGCAAGCCAAAAGGCGCGAAAATTATCTGTGCGGGTAAACGGCTATTATCCATTTGATAACAACAAGATCTTAAACTTCCTGGAGGATGGGGATGATCACCTCTGGATCTGCACGGAATCCGGCCTTTTCAGAATGAACCTCAGTAATTATGCCGTTGAAGTTTATAATACACAGTCCGGTATGCCCAGTAATATTGTTTACTGTACTGTGCAGGATGACCGTAGCAATATCTGGGCATCCACATCCATGGGCCTGGCTTATATAGATCTGAAAACCGGGCAGATAAAAACATTTAAACAAAGCGATGGATTGCTCAGTGATCAATTCAATCACCGCTCCTCCTTTAAAGATAAGGAAGGTAATATCTATTTTGGTTGCCTGAAAGGTCTTGTAAGATTTAATCCGCGCGACCTTACTACTGTTGATTATACACCTCCCATCTACCTCACACAGCTGGAGGTGTTCAATAAAGATGCTACTGTTAACTCCCGGCATCTGTTCTATGATTACCCTTTCCTGCATGAGGATAATATCCGGCTGCCCTATAATAATTCAACTTTCAGCCTTGATTTTGTAGCGCTTAGTTTTACGGCACCGGATAACATCAGGTACGCTTATATGTTGGATGGAATTGACGAAAACTGGAACTTTACAGATAAGAATAAGGTCATTCATTTTAATAATCTGTCTCCCGGGAACTACACTATTAAAGTAAGATCAACTAACAGCAGCGGTATATGGGCGTCCAACGAAACCTCTTTTAAGATAAACATCACCCCTCCGTTCTGGAAAACCGGTGTGGCCTATTTTATCTATACACTGGCCATTATTGCCATTGTTTATTTTGCAACGAAATATTATAGTAACCGCTATAAAGAAAAGCAGCTCCGCATGATGGAGATCTTTACTTTGAATAAGGAGAAGGAACTGTACCAGGCGAAAATTGATTTCTTTACCAAAGTAGCGCATGAGATAAAAACACCGCTTACGCTGATAAAAATGCCGATGAGTAAGATCCTTAAAAACGTGGAATCCATTCCCGGTATGAAACATGAGGTAATGGTGATGAATAAGAATACAGACCGGTTGCTGACCTTAACCAATCAGCTGCTGGATTTCAGGATGGTAGAATCGGGGAATTATTTTTTACACCTTAATGCCAGGAATATTGTTCCTGTTATTGAAGAGGTGCATAGCAGTTTTCAGCCAGCCATCAATAAGAAAAAACACGCCTGGGATCTGGTCATCAAAGATCCTGTACTCATTTGTAATATAGATGAGGATGGGGTAATGAAAATTGTGAGTAACCTGATAGATAATGCTATCAAGTATTGTCATTCCCGGATCACATTAACCGTTCAATCATCAGGAGAGCATGCTGTTCTGCGTATAACAAACGATGGGGACATTATTCCGGAAGAGGAAAGAGCGTATATTTTTGAACCTTTTTACAGGTCTGGTAACACCATGACTGCCGGGACCGGTATAGGGCTGTCATTGGCAAAATCCATTGCATTGCTGCATAATAGTAGTTTGGAATATAGCGTGGAAGGAGGATTAAATACTTTTACCCTGGTTATGCCTCTTTACAAAGAAGACTTCTGATAAGCTTTATCAATATACTCAGAAGGAGACATTTTAAAATACTTATAAAAATTCCGCCTGAACTGCCCTGCGGAATTGTAGCCCGCTTCTTCTGCCAGCTCATTAACCCTGTGATTGCCGGAATGGATCAGGTCAGCCGCTTTCTTTAAACGGGTGAGGTTGATGATATCGTGGGGAGACAGGTCGGATATGGATCTTATCTTCCGGTAAAGGGTGGGTTTGCTCATGTTCATGAGTACACTCAGCCGCTCCACATCCAGCTGTGTTTCATCCAGGTGAGTAAGGATGGTGTTTACGAGCCGCTCCAGGAACGCCTCATCCATTTGCGTATGGGCAATGCTGTTGATATGTACATGCGGCAGCTGGGCATAACATTGTTTGAGCTTGAGCCTGCTGGCCAGCAGGTTCTCTATCTGGGCATATAAATGATCTAAGGAAAAAGGTTTTTCTATATAGGCATCAGCTCCTGCTTTCAATCCCTGTATGCGGGCCTGTAAGGTGTTTTTTGCTGTTAGCAGGATAACGGGGATGTGGCTGAGTTCTAAGGTAAGTTTGATCTTCTCACATAATTCAAAACCATCCAGTTTTGGCATCATCACATCACTGACCACTAACTGGATCATTTCATGTTGTAAGATGGAAAAAGCCTTATCACCGTCTTTGGCAGTGAATATCTGGTAACTCTTTTCCATGTCGTGGGACAGGTATTCGAGAATATCATCGTTATCGTCAACGATGAGAATGCCGGGTTTGGTAGTTTTTAGAATTTGGCCGATCCCTTCCATGGATACAATTTAAAGAATAAAATACATCCCGGCAAGTCTGTCGTCTATCACCTTGATACCGAATAGGGAAGGTCTTCGGGTAGCAGCTTTCTTTGCTGGTCAGGGGTACTTTTCATGTCAAAAGAAAGCGTGCCGCCTGCGTTAATATCCTGGTAAGTGATAAACGTTTTGTTGTAAGGCTTGCCATTCAGCAGCGGACTGTGGGTATATACATTTTCAGCGGAATTACCATTAGCGGTAATGATGAATTTCTTTCCATTTTCCAGTTGTATCGTTATTTTGTTAAACAGCGGGCTTCCCAGTACATACTGGTTGGTGCCGGGGCATACGCTATAGAATCCAAGGGCGCTCAGCACATACCAGGAGGAGGTTTGCCCCTGGTCTTCATCGCCGGGATAGCCATCTTCAGATGCATTGTATAACCTTTTCATCACCTCCCGCACATGGAACTGTGTTTTCCAGGGCTGGCCTCCGTAGTTGTAGAGATATACCATATGCTGGATCGGCTGATTGCCATGTGCGTACTGCCCCATATCGGCCATCACCATTTCCGTCATTTCATGTATCATGCCGCCGTAAGTGCCCACTTTTACCTTGTTCGGTTCTGTGAATACAGCATCCAGTTTAGCGCAGAAAGCCTCATCTCCGCCAAGCATTTTTTTCAGGCCGCTGATATCATGGAACACAGACCATAACCAATGCCAGGCGTTACCTTCTGTATAAGGGCCTCCCCATTCCACAGGATCAAAATCCTTTAGCCAGTTTCCATGCTCATCTTTACCCCGCATAAAACCGGTAGTGCTGTCATAAACGTGGCGGTAGTTCAACATCTTTTGTTCAAAGCCCTGTTTGTATTTTTCCTGCCTGGCGGCTGTAGCCAGTGTATAGGCGCAAAAATCGTCGTAGGCATATTCCAGTGTTTTGGCAGTTGCTTCCCTGTATTTAGGGTAAGGCACGTAGCCTGACTGGTTATATTCCTTATAACCATCCCTTCCGTTTGCAGGACCCCAGGGGCCTTTGTTGTTGGCTTCATGATAATAAGCTTCCAGCGCGGCAGATGGATCAAAGGTGCGGATACCTTTAGCCCAGGCATCGGCCAGCAGCGATATGGCATGATTGCCGATCATACTGCCCTGTTCATTAGGAAAGGACCAGGAAGGCAGCCAGCCGCATTGCTCATTAGCTTTCAGCAGTGCCTGCATGTACCGTCCGTGCATTTGCGGATGGAGCAATGCATTCAATGGGAACTGTGCCCTGAATGTATCCCAGAAACCGGTATCCGTGAACATATAACCTTCATGTACGGTACCATCATAGGGACTGAAGTAATAAGGCTTCCCGTTTTTATCCAGCTCATAGAATTTTCTTGAAAATAAGCTGGCCCTGAAAAAGCAGGAGTAGAAAGTTGCTTTATCTTCTTCCGTGCCACCTTCTACCATGATCCGGGATAAATGTTCGTTCCAGATCTTTTTTGCCACTGCCTTTGTTTGTTCCAGCGTTTTGTGGTTGCCTGATTCCCTGGATAAGTTAAGTTTTGCCTGTTCTTCACTGATATAGGAGGAAGCGGTTTTAACCTGTACGGTAGCACCTTCTTTGAACTGGAGGTATACACCTGTTCCTTTCCCTTCAGCCTGCAGGTTGCCCTCCTGAATGGTACCTCTTGTATTTTCCCAGGTACCGTAACCTGTAAAGGGGGTATCAAATACAATGACAAAATAACTTTTCCATCCCCTCTTAAATCCTCTGCCATTGTTTACAAATCCCGTAACCATTTTTTGTGCGGGGTGGACCTTAACGCCACTCAGGCCGGTATAGCCATCGAGGATGATATTTCCTTTATGACCTTTTGGAAAAGAGAACCGGAGATGGGCACCCCGCTCTGTGGGTGCCATTTCCGTAACGATATCGTTGTTTAGTTTTACGCGGTAATAATAAGGCCGTGCTGTTTCGTTTTCATGCTCAAAAGCAGTGGTCCTGTCTTCTTCGGTCACTGAAAGGCCATCCATAACAGGGAAAAGCGAAAAAACAGCATAGTCATTTGACCAGGAGCTGCATTGATGCGCTTGTTGAAAGCCGCGGATGCTCTTCCTGTGATACTGGTATTTCCACCCGTCTCCATTGCTACCCGTCTGTGGTGTCCAGGTGTGCATACCAAAGGGAAGGGCAGTGGTAGGATAGGTATTCCCCCTTGTTAACTCGTGCCTGGAATTGGTGCCCTGAAGCGTATTCACATAATCTGCAAGCGCAGTTGGCTGTTGACATAGGGCGCTTCCGCCGGCTGCAAGCTGGATAGTTAAAGCTAATAGGATCTTTTGCATGGCAAACTAATATAGGCCATTATTTATTTAGTTTATCATTAAATACTTTCATGAAATAACCTCCCACCACACTTCTTGCCTGAAAGCCCACTTGTTTTCCATTGGTTGTTTCATGCCAGTCGCTGATAGGTACCCTGCTTGATGTTTCTTCAGCATATTTCTGCAGGGGGAGGATGAATTTTTCAAATTCGTTTTCTTTAGCCATCACAGCCGTCCATATGATCCAGTCACTTTTGGTATATGTTTTACGGGAATCCAGCGGGAGACCGTAGGTTTGTTGTTTTGTGAGGTAATAGCTGATCTCTTTTTCAAATACACTTTCCGGGAAGAGACGGAAGTCCAGTACTTTATCCCATACCAGGTTGTATTTCTGGCTCCAGGTATCTTTTTTGTCAAAAGTTAAGCTGAAATGATCTCCGTTGCCGGACATCTTTATCCAGTTCTGCATCATTTCTATGCTGCGGCCAAGATAATATTCTGCCGCTGCTTTATGTCCCAGTTTATCAGCGAGGAAGGCATAGCTGCGTAATGCCATGATGGCTTTGGCGGAAAGGTTTACGTTCCTTGCAAGGTGACCTGCAAAATCATCGGTGCAAAGCTGGTTGGCGGGGTCAAAACCTTCCTTATCCAGGTATTTGGCCCAGGTTGTAAGTACAGGCCAGTGTTGCTTTGCATAATCAGCATTACCTTCTGCTTTTGCGATAGCTGCTGTGAGGATCACCATATTACCTGCTTCTTCCACCGGCATATCTTCGCCGTATACCTGTCCGTTTGCCTGTGGGTATGTTCCAATATCATGCGCGGCAAAAGGTTTGGTCCATTTACCACTTTCGCTGTAATAGAAGATGCCGTTCATCATGCCCTTTTCCAGTTCCGGATTGTATGCGAGGTATAAAGGCGCAGAAGGATAGGTGAGGTCAACGGTACCGATGCATCCGTTACTGAAATTCTCTTTGGATAAGAATAGCAGCTCTTTCTGAGGACTTTCTACCAATCCATGCGCGGCGATACTTTGACGGTAAACCAGTTCGCAGAGTTTAGCATAAGCTTCTCCTCCGGCTTTTCTGGCATCTGTATAGATCGTATCCTGGAATGATTTTGTTTTTTTGATGACGGTGTTGTAGTTGGTTGCGGCTGTATTCATTAAAGCGCTGAAATTTCCCTTGCCGTTCTTATTCCACCAGGGGCGCAGGTTTGTACCGAAGTATTGGATAGCATATACTTCGTCATAACCCAGCAGCATAAATTTCTCTACTGGTTGACTGCCCACCTCTCCAAAGGAAACAACAGTGTTGAGGCTTAAACGTTTTCCGGCTTTTTCGGTTGGACCCTGGTATTTGTTATGTAAGAACTGGCTGATACCGGTTTTCTCATCAGCTGAGATGTATTGCCGGGAATAATCTTTTGATGCACCCACATAAAAGTATCCCCAGTCTATGCGCCTGTCGTCTCCCTTTTTCATTAATATGGGTTGCTCAACTGTTCCTGTTTGCAGCAGTTTTACATTACCTGTGGCACTTGATCTTGCAGTTACCTGCTGCGTAGGCTGATCTACTGCGATGTCAGTGCTGGCTGTTAAGAGAACGGACACCTGGTGTTTATTGCCATCGTTGGATTTTACCTGGTAGGTGATATAAGATATGGGAGTGGCTAACAAAGTGAGGTCTTTTATCAGCAGGGGAGAGGTGAAGGTCAACTCCAGATCTACCTTTCCGCAGCTGAAAAGATACTTTGTTGCCATGGCTTTTATATCAACATCCTTTTGATCTGCTGCTTTGATCATTTTGCTCTCTGCACTTTCTATCTTCCTTACAATGCCTGCGTCCAGGAAACGGCCACCGGCAGTATTGCGTACGTGGAATGCGAGTACGTTTTTGCCTGTTTTCAGGTTAGCTTTCAGTTGTTCCTGCAGGTCAAGGTGGGTATAGTTATTTACCCAGCCTTCTTTATGATAGATCGCTTTACCGTTTAGGTAGATATCGATATTATCGTCGTGATTGATCCGGAGGAAGAGGTTGTTGAAGTTGTTATCGTTCAGGACAAAGGTCCTTCTTACCCAGAGATCATTTGTATTCCAGTAGGTCTTTGCCGTTCTTCTGTCATCTGAAAATGGTGCGCCGCCTGTTTTCCATGCTGCATCATTGAATCCGGGTTCCTGCCAGCCTTGTTCCGGTTTGCTGATTGTATAGGCTACCTCGTAAGGTGTTTCATCTGCTGTGGGCAGTACCGTTGCAAATTCATCGGTTTCTTTTCCGAGGAAGCGGTACCAGGTATCATCTACTTTAATAATGCCGAGCAGGGAGTGGTCTGCTCCGGTCCAGTGTTTGGTAACAGATGCATTCAGCTGATCTGTATTGCTCCAGATGCTGAAGTAAGGAGTATGTGTTATAAGCGGATAGCTGGGTGCTTTTTGTTCCTGTGCAAAAGAAAGCACAGATGAAAGGAAACCACACACGAGAATAATAGCCATTCTGAATCGACGAGCCAACATTTTTGTTCAGTTTTTAATGATTACAAGACGAAGGGCGAATTTCTAAAAAAAAGGGCGTAGAGAGGTAGTCAAAACGTTTCAATATCTGGTCAAATTGCGTCATTTTGAGCTTTTTTCGTAATGTATTTGGCATGGAAGGGCAGAGGTGTTAAGAAAAAAATGGCTTTTTTCACTGCAATATTACTGCAGTGGCGTTTCTTAATTTGAACAAACGTAAAAGATACACATATAGGGAACCCGGAGGATGTACGAATATTAATTGTTGCCGCAGATGAGCGCGGTCTTATTGCAAATTCCACTTTATGAATAAACAGCATCAACTTGTCTTTGAAGACATTGTGCGACGCTGGCTGCGAAGCCTTGGCATTAAAACGCACAGGCAGTTCATTGCCAGAGAGTTGCAAACCCATCCTGATTATCCTACACTGGCCTCACTCACGGACCTTTTAGACAGGGGCGGCATGCGATACTGCGCTACGGAAAGCGAAAGAGCCAGTATCATGGATTTCAACTATCCGCTGCTGGCGCATGTGAACCAGGGAGGCAACGATTACCTGGTGCAGGTAGATAAGCCCGCGGCATTCGAATCC includes the following:
- a CDS encoding GH92 family glycosyl hydrolase, whose product is MQKILLALTIQLAAGGSALCQQPTALADYVNTLQGTNSRHELTRGNTYPTTALPFGMHTWTPQTGSNGDGWKYQYHRKSIRGFQQAHQCSSWSNDYAVFSLFPVMDGLSVTEEDRTTAFEHENETARPYYYRVKLNNDIVTEMAPTERGAHLRFSFPKGHKGNIILDGYTGLSGVKVHPAQKMVTGFVNNGRGFKRGWKSYFVIVFDTPFTGYGTWENTRGTIQEGNLQAEGKGTGVYLQFKEGATVQVKTASSYISEEQAKLNLSRESGNHKTLEQTKAVAKKIWNEHLSRIMVEGGTEEDKATFYSCFFRASLFSRKFYELDKNGKPYYFSPYDGTVHEGYMFTDTGFWDTFRAQFPLNALLHPQMHGRYMQALLKANEQCGWLPSWSFPNEQGSMIGNHAISLLADAWAKGIRTFDPSAALEAYYHEANNKGPWGPANGRDGYKEYNQSGYVPYPKYREATAKTLEYAYDDFCAYTLATAARQEKYKQGFEQKMLNYRHVYDSTTGFMRGKDEHGNWLKDFDPVEWGGPYTEGNAWHWLWSVFHDISGLKKMLGGDEAFCAKLDAVFTEPNKVKVGTYGGMIHEMTEMVMADMGQYAHGNQPIQHMVYLYNYGGQPWKTQFHVREVMKRLYNASEDGYPGDEDQGQTSSWYVLSALGFYSVCPGTNQYVLGSPLFNKITIQLENGKKFIITANGNSAENVYTHSPLLNGKPYNKTFITYQDINAGGTLSFDMKSTPDQQRKLLPEDLPYSVSR
- a CDS encoding response regulator — encoded protein: MEGIGQILKTTKPGILIVDDNDDILEYLSHDMEKSYQIFTAKDGDKAFSILQHEMIQLVVSDVMMPKLDGFELCEKIKLTLELSHIPVILLTAKNTLQARIQGLKAGADAYIEKPFSLDHLYAQIENLLASRLKLKQCYAQLPHVHINSIAHTQMDEAFLERLVNTILTHLDETQLDVERLSVLMNMSKPTLYRKIRSISDLSPHDIINLTRLKKAADLIHSGNHRVNELAEEAGYNSAGQFRRNFYKYFKMSPSEYIDKAYQKSSL
- a CDS encoding ligand-binding sensor domain-containing protein — protein: MQKRFICTLIILFLLAESSAQPIYFRHYEVENGLSNNSVITSLQDKDGFMWFGTGDGLNRFNGYNFKIFRIGEDKSNNPIFHLYQDAVGTLWVATLKGLFYFNSETGAFTKLEHTKGQLVRVIHGDAHNNIWFVEGTVLYRYHIKTKHIDAYQSPALQNITTLYKSSDGTLWLGCANGVLARYDAAHNDFVYYTSDKVVRTANTIETICEDKENGSLLIGTSQTGLLKFSMRDQQWKSIVLSPAKSASLFVRSLLKVNDTDYWIGTESGLYILNSRSNSIQHICKVPHDQYSLTDNAIYSICKDKEGGIWIGTFFGGINYYAHHAIAFEKFFPTSASNSIEGNVVREMVQDKYGKIWVGSEDKGIAAFDPEERSFVNYSSPGNIHGLLADNDHLYIGTFKDGLYVLDLKTNRIVRHYAAYTNNGLNSNYINILYKTAAGAIIVCTSNGVYNFDRTSGQFYHIQGLVREEFYSAITQDSKGRIWLGTHSNGIYYIDASQKARKLSVRVNGYYPFDNNKILNFLEDGDDHLWICTESGLFRMNLSNYAVEVYNTQSGMPSNIVYCTVQDDRSNIWASTSMGLAYIDLKTGQIKTFKQSDGLLSDQFNHRSSFKDKEGNIYFGCLKGLVRFNPRDLTTVDYTPPIYLTQLEVFNKDATVNSRHLFYDYPFLHEDNIRLPYNNSTFSLDFVALSFTAPDNIRYAYMLDGIDENWNFTDKNKVIHFNNLSPGNYTIKVRSTNSSGIWASNETSFKINITPPFWKTGVAYFIYTLAIIAIVYFATKYYSNRYKEKQLRMMEIFTLNKEKELYQAKIDFFTKVAHEIKTPLTLIKMPMSKILKNVESIPGMKHEVMVMNKNTDRLLTLTNQLLDFRMVESGNYFLHLNARNIVPVIEEVHSSFQPAINKKKHAWDLVIKDPVLICNIDEDGVMKIVSNLIDNAIKYCHSRITLTVQSSGEHAVLRITNDGDIIPEEERAYIFEPFYRSGNTMTAGTGIGLSLAKSIALLHNSSLEYSVEGGLNTFTLVMPLYKEDF
- a CDS encoding glutaminase family protein, with protein sequence MLARRFRMAIILVCGFLSSVLSFAQEQKAPSYPLITHTPYFSIWSNTDQLNASVTKHWTGADHSLLGIIKVDDTWYRFLGKETDEFATVLPTADETPYEVAYTISKPEQGWQEPGFNDAAWKTGGAPFSDDRRTAKTYWNTNDLWVRRTFVLNDNNFNNLFLRINHDDNIDIYLNGKAIYHKEGWVNNYTHLDLQEQLKANLKTGKNVLAFHVRNTAGGRFLDAGIVRKIESAESKMIKAADQKDVDIKAMATKYLFSCGKVDLELTFTSPLLIKDLTLLATPISYITYQVKSNDGNKHQVSVLLTASTDIAVDQPTQQVTARSSATGNVKLLQTGTVEQPILMKKGDDRRIDWGYFYVGASKDYSRQYISADEKTGISQFLHNKYQGPTEKAGKRLSLNTVVSFGEVGSQPVEKFMLLGYDEVYAIQYFGTNLRPWWNKNGKGNFSALMNTAATNYNTVIKKTKSFQDTIYTDARKAGGEAYAKLCELVYRQSIAAHGLVESPQKELLFLSKENFSNGCIGTVDLTYPSAPLYLAYNPELEKGMMNGIFYYSESGKWTKPFAAHDIGTYPQANGQVYGEDMPVEEAGNMVILTAAIAKAEGNADYAKQHWPVLTTWAKYLDKEGFDPANQLCTDDFAGHLARNVNLSAKAIMALRSYAFLADKLGHKAAAEYYLGRSIEMMQNWIKMSGNGDHFSLTFDKKDTWSQKYNLVWDKVLDFRLFPESVFEKEISYYLTKQQTYGLPLDSRKTYTKSDWIIWTAVMAKENEFEKFILPLQKYAEETSSRVPISDWHETTNGKQVGFQARSVVGGYFMKVFNDKLNK